In Streptomyces qaidamensis, one DNA window encodes the following:
- a CDS encoding Lrp/AsnC family transcriptional regulator → MVQAYILIQTEVGKASVVAETISKIPGVIQAEDVTGPYDVIVRAQADTVDDLGRMVVAKVQQVDGITRTLTCPVVHL, encoded by the coding sequence GTGGTACAGGCGTACATCCTGATCCAGACCGAGGTCGGGAAGGCCTCGGTCGTCGCCGAGACGATCAGCAAGATCCCTGGGGTCATCCAGGCCGAGGACGTGACGGGACCGTACGACGTGATCGTGCGGGCGCAGGCCGACACCGTCGACGATCTCGGCCGCATGGTGGTCGCCAAGGTTCAGCAGGTGGACGGCATCACCCGCACCCTGACCTGCCCGGTCGTCCATCTGTAG